The following proteins come from a genomic window of unidentified bacterial endosymbiont:
- the sbcB gene encoding exodeoxyribonuclease I, with product MNHRGSNHFYFYDYETFGQHPASDRPAQFAGVRTDAEFNPLGSPKVLYCQPPPDYLPDPNAVLITGITPQQALRQGVLEAEFARSIHQEFSQPNSCILGYNSIRFDDEITRYLFYRNFYDPYGYSWQQGNSRWDLLDVVRACYALRPDGIEWPVTAEGVPCFKLQQLTQANDIAHQQAHDALSDVYATIALAKRIQQAQPRLFDYLLQHRSKQALATLIDTSRLTPLVHISGMFKASRGCASWVVPLAWHPDQQNTVIACDLAGDIEPLLTQTSEWLQQRLYTKREALAPADAPVPLKLIHLNKCPVLAPAPLLRPADAERLGLDRHHCLKNLKSLQMAPQIREKAAAILATKPKRVTSSEVETRLYEGFFSAPDRSKIAQVPHLAPELLAALADSFQDKRLAPLLFHYRARNFPHTLDQSEQQRWAAHCQQQLEQKKAPYLQQLQQLMQIHADQPTMLALLQALLDYVHQR from the coding sequence ATGAACCACCGTGGATCGAACCATTTCTATTTTTATGACTATGAGACCTTTGGTCAACACCCAGCATCAGATCGACCAGCACAGTTTGCCGGAGTCCGTACCGATGCCGAGTTTAATCCACTAGGCAGCCCGAAGGTACTCTATTGCCAGCCACCACCAGACTATCTCCCCGATCCAAATGCTGTGCTGATCACCGGCATTACGCCACAACAGGCGCTGAGGCAGGGCGTCCTTGAGGCGGAATTTGCGCGCAGCATTCACCAGGAGTTTAGTCAACCCAATAGCTGTATTCTGGGCTACAATAGCATCCGCTTTGACGATGAGATCACCCGCTACCTGTTTTACCGTAATTTTTATGATCCCTATGGGTATAGTTGGCAGCAAGGCAACTCCCGTTGGGATCTGCTGGATGTGGTACGGGCCTGCTATGCGCTGCGTCCTGATGGCATTGAGTGGCCGGTGACTGCAGAGGGCGTCCCCTGTTTTAAGCTGCAACAGCTGACTCAAGCCAACGACATTGCCCACCAACAGGCCCATGATGCCTTGTCTGATGTCTATGCCACCATTGCGCTTGCCAAACGGATTCAACAAGCACAACCTAGGTTGTTTGACTATCTGCTGCAACACCGTAGTAAACAGGCACTAGCAACGCTGATTGATACCAGCCGCTTAACACCCTTAGTCCATATCTCCGGGATGTTTAAAGCCTCTCGGGGCTGCGCCAGTTGGGTGGTGCCGCTCGCCTGGCACCCTGATCAGCAAAATACCGTTATCGCTTGTGATCTAGCCGGTGATATTGAACCCCTGTTGACGCAAACCAGTGAGTGGCTGCAACAACGCCTCTACACCAAGCGGGAAGCGTTAGCGCCTGCCGACGCCCCTGTTCCCTTAAAATTAATTCATCTGAATAAATGTCCGGTGTTGGCCCCGGCCCCGCTCCTGCGACCAGCCGATGCTGAGCGATTGGGTCTTGATCGCCATCACTGCCTGAAGAACTTAAAAAGCCTGCAAATGGCGCCCCAGATCCGTGAAAAAGCAGCAGCGATATTGGCCACAAAACCGAAGCGGGTGACGAGCTCTGAGGTAGAGACCCGTCTCTATGAAGGCTTTTTCAGTGCTCCCGATCGATCGAAGATAGCGCAGGTGCCACACCTAGCGCCAGAGCTGCTGGCGGCCTTAGCTGATAGCTTCCAAGATAAACGCTTAGCCCCTCTACTGTTCCATTATCGAGCACGCAACTTCCCTCATACGCTGGATCAATCCGAGCAGCAGCGCTGGGCGGCACACTGCCAACAGCAGCTGGAGCAAAAAAAAGCCCCCTATCTGCAGCAGTTACAACAGTTAATGCAAATCCATGCCGATCAACCCACTATGCTGGCTCTGCTACAGGCCCTGCTAGATTATGTTCATCAACGCTAG
- a CDS encoding inverse autotransporter beta domain-containing protein, which translates to MNCLLHTLLPGWLIITATVIIAAGISEDPLATRGKPSAARLEPPSFHLTLDAPVEEANQCVSLEGVGSLMQREQQLLFLQGAWQRQQQHNLLSLGLGWRYFPESHWGMGYHLFYDQEITRRQRRIGLGAEAWWQSLTLAVNSYLPANGWRVGGDLTGYHQRPANGYEVTLRGILPTLPHLGASVRYAHYLGDKVALGAAPPYRNQQQWRWGIDYTPIPLLTLAYRRQAGLSGHAKQRFSMVLNYRFGRPLLKQLDPQQVNLLYSAGRRRLARVRRDYVMVLEYTKRAVPTAPQRHNDNDNRVIATQTESQQHNHPSTTAKTQPPPPPMPPPPPPLPPDDLSRQIKMGRHLKKTGPLSKKPVTPRSSLHNELLEKLKKSGGFKFKNKITPNKRKKIGTPKSLSQNNPFKRLLKKPDLLGETESEIKKRRLAFSDSDHLNEETGDWSALN; encoded by the coding sequence ATGAATTGTTTGTTACACACCCTTCTCCCCGGTTGGTTGATAATCACCGCGACTGTCATTATCGCTGCCGGGATTTCTGAAGATCCCTTGGCAACCAGGGGTAAACCATCAGCAGCTCGCCTGGAGCCACCCTCCTTTCATTTAACGCTCGATGCGCCTGTGGAGGAGGCTAATCAGTGTGTATCACTTGAAGGAGTAGGGTCGTTGATGCAGCGAGAACAGCAGCTGCTATTCCTACAAGGAGCCTGGCAGCGGCAGCAACAGCACAACCTATTGAGTCTTGGGCTGGGATGGCGCTATTTTCCAGAAAGCCACTGGGGTATGGGGTATCACCTATTTTATGACCAAGAGATCACGCGACGACAACGTCGCATAGGATTGGGTGCTGAGGCCTGGTGGCAGTCATTAACGCTAGCCGTCAATAGCTATCTTCCAGCCAATGGCTGGCGAGTAGGGGGCGATTTGACCGGGTATCATCAGCGTCCCGCTAACGGCTATGAGGTGACGTTACGGGGGATTCTCCCCACCCTGCCCCATCTAGGGGCTTCCGTACGTTATGCTCACTATTTGGGTGATAAAGTGGCTTTGGGCGCTGCGCCACCCTACCGGAATCAACAGCAGTGGCGTTGGGGGATTGATTATACCCCGATACCGCTCTTGACCTTAGCTTACCGCCGGCAGGCCGGTTTAAGCGGCCACGCTAAACAGCGGTTCAGCATGGTGTTGAATTACCGCTTCGGGCGCCCACTATTGAAACAGTTGGATCCGCAGCAGGTCAACCTGCTGTATTCAGCGGGGAGACGACGGTTGGCAAGGGTGCGTCGTGACTACGTGATGGTCTTAGAGTATACAAAGCGAGCCGTTCCGACAGCGCCACAGCGCCACAACGACAACGATAACAGAGTGATAGCAACACAGACAGAATCGCAGCAACATAACCACCCAAGCACAACGGCAAAGACACAGCCCCCACCACCACCGATGCCGCCCCCACCACCACCACTGCCACCGGATGACCTGTCAAGACAGATAAAAATGGGCAGACACCTCAAGAAAACTGGACCTCTTTCTAAAAAACCAGTGACTCCGAGGTCATCGTTACATAATGAACTGTTAGAAAAGCTCAAGAAAAGTGGGGGCTTCAAGTTCAAGAATAAAATCACCCCTAATAAACGGAAAAAAATAGGGACTCCAAAGTCATTGTCACAGAATAACCCGTTTAAAAGGTTATTAAAGAAACCTGACCTGCTCGGTGAAACTGAGTCGGAGATCAAGAAACGGAGACTGGCCTTTAGCGATAGCGACCACCTCAACGAGGAAACGGGTGACTGGTCTGCCTTGAATTAA
- the artP gene encoding arginine ABC transporter ATP-binding protein ArtP: MSIELTAINCFYGTHQVLHQITLTIVPGSTVALLGPSGAGKSTLLRVFNLLTIPSTGTLTVMGCSVDCALPISETAANGLRKRVGMVFQAYHLWPHKTVMGNLIEAPRRVLKLSKPMAQQQATTLLDRLGLTPYAGRYPLQLSGGQQQRVAIARALMMQPKLLLFDEPTAALDPEITGQMTTIMQELSQSGMTQVIVTHDPEVARKVATHVIYMEQGEIVEQGDARCFTHPKTPAFSHYLSH, translated from the coding sequence ATGAGTATTGAACTCACAGCCATTAACTGTTTTTACGGAACACACCAGGTACTCCATCAGATTACCCTGACGATTGTTCCGGGATCCACGGTGGCGCTACTGGGCCCGAGTGGCGCTGGTAAAAGCACCCTCTTGCGGGTTTTTAACCTATTAACCATTCCAAGCACTGGCACCTTAACGGTCATGGGGTGCTCCGTCGACTGTGCGCTTCCCATTAGCGAAACAGCGGCTAATGGGTTAAGAAAACGGGTGGGTATGGTCTTTCAAGCGTACCACCTCTGGCCACATAAAACGGTGATGGGTAATTTAATAGAGGCCCCGCGGCGAGTGCTTAAACTGAGCAAGCCGATGGCTCAACAACAGGCAACCACCTTACTGGATCGGCTTGGTTTAACCCCCTATGCAGGCCGCTATCCCCTGCAGTTGTCAGGTGGCCAGCAACAGCGTGTAGCCATTGCACGAGCCTTAATGATGCAACCTAAACTCCTGTTATTTGACGAACCCACTGCCGCTTTAGATCCTGAAATTACTGGGCAAATGACGACCATTATGCAAGAGCTCTCCCAGTCCGGCATGACCCAGGTGATAGTCACCCATGATCCCGAGGTGGCCCGTAAAGTGGCGACGCACGTGATTTATATGGAGCAGGGGGAGATAGTAGAACAAGGTGATGCCCGGTGCTTTACGCACCCCAAGACACCAGCGTTTTCCCACTACCTCTCCCATTAA
- a CDS encoding transporter substrate-binding domain-containing protein, with product MKKKIWRGLITAVSGFWLCLALAATEPAGLHFATEATYPPFSFFNGNNQISGFEIDVANAICRLLNRPCSFHHQAFESLILNLKFHRSDAIISAMDRTPVRAQQVAFTQPYYYNSATFITLTGRFKTLTELQQQRVGVQRGSTHQNYLLATYPSLSVVTYDSYQNALLDLHNGRIQAVFADSAVAHCWLKQQPQLAQLGPLVRDPRYFGQGIAIAVRQEDTALLAQLNQALTTLEQQGQLQTIHRQWFE from the coding sequence ATGAAAAAAAAAATCTGGCGGGGGCTGATCACTGCGGTCAGCGGTTTCTGGCTCTGCCTAGCGCTGGCTGCCACTGAGCCAGCTGGTCTGCACTTCGCTACCGAAGCGACCTATCCCCCTTTCAGCTTCTTTAACGGCAACAATCAGATCAGCGGTTTTGAAATCGACGTGGCCAACGCCATCTGTAGGCTCCTGAATCGACCCTGTAGCTTTCACCACCAAGCGTTTGAGAGTTTGATCCTGAATCTAAAGTTCCACCGTAGCGACGCTATTATTTCGGCAATGGACCGGACACCCGTACGTGCCCAACAGGTAGCCTTTACGCAACCCTATTATTACAACAGCGCCACCTTTATTACGCTCACCGGTCGGTTCAAGACGCTGACCGAGCTCCAACAGCAGCGGGTGGGTGTTCAACGGGGTTCAACCCATCAAAACTATCTGCTGGCAACGTACCCCTCTCTATCAGTGGTGACTTATGATAGTTATCAAAACGCACTACTCGATCTGCACAATGGGCGGATCCAGGCGGTCTTTGCCGATAGCGCCGTCGCTCACTGCTGGCTAAAACAGCAACCGCAGTTAGCCCAGTTAGGACCTTTGGTGCGTGATCCCCGTTACTTTGGCCAGGGCATCGCGATTGCCGTACGCCAAGAGGATACCGCTCTGTTAGCACAGTTGAACCAGGCTTTGACAACCCTGGAACAACAGGGTCAGCTGCAGACGATTCATCGCCAGTGGTTTGAATAA
- a CDS encoding ABC transporter permease subunit, with translation MLPTTGFLVPLLIASKITLQLAGSALLLGLLLALGLTALRRGRCALLRRVAHGFTLLLQGLPELLVLLLIYFVPTQLLHLLTQRYINLSSFGCGVVALALIFAATATETLHGALEAVAKGQTEAATALGLTPWAVFWRIVLPQAWRYALPGLGNQWLVLIKDTALVSFIEINDLMRQTHIAALATGKKLTYFLLAALIYLVMTGISQLMLSRLRQMASHFERSPG, from the coding sequence ATGCTCCCCACGACCGGCTTTTTAGTGCCCCTGCTGATAGCCAGCAAAATCACGCTGCAACTAGCCGGTAGCGCGCTACTACTGGGCCTGCTACTGGCGTTGGGATTAACTGCCCTACGCCGCGGGCGCTGTGCCCTACTACGGAGAGTAGCGCATGGTTTTACCCTGCTACTACAAGGTCTACCAGAATTACTCGTGCTGCTGTTGATCTATTTTGTGCCCACCCAGCTGCTGCACCTATTGACCCAGCGCTATATTAATTTGAGTAGTTTTGGCTGTGGTGTCGTCGCCTTAGCCTTGATTTTTGCGGCCACTGCTACAGAGACCCTACACGGGGCCTTGGAAGCAGTCGCTAAAGGCCAAACTGAAGCGGCTACTGCCCTGGGCTTGACACCGTGGGCTGTTTTTTGGCGCATCGTGTTACCACAAGCCTGGCGCTACGCCTTGCCGGGATTGGGAAATCAGTGGCTAGTCCTTATCAAAGACACTGCTTTAGTCTCGTTCATTGAGATCAATGATTTAATGCGGCAAACGCACATTGCTGCCCTGGCGACCGGTAAAAAATTAACCTATTTCCTGCTAGCTGCCCTGATCTATTTAGTCATGACGGGGATCAGCCAGCTGATGTTATCAAGGTTAAGGCAAATGGCCAGCCACTTTGAACGGAGTCCAGGCTAA
- the artM gene encoding arginine ABC transporter permease ArtM — translation MLGYLPALLQGASLSLLLTAVALISGLALTLLLTTLLVLRLPLLHRFIQLYLLLLTGTPLLIQIFLIYYGSGALAALWGGALSGLLLSPWFCAMSALALNSAAYSTQLLYHTWQSLPKGYRQACRALGMNRSQTLVTLLPLALKRALPSYSNEVILIFKSSSLASTITLMDLMGQAQQLNYQTYDTLTILTLTGAIYLFITLLLSWLMRWLAQQFPQ, via the coding sequence ATGCTGGGGTATTTACCAGCCCTGCTACAGGGGGCCTCGCTGAGCTTACTATTAACTGCAGTGGCTTTGATCAGCGGTTTAGCCTTAACCCTGCTGTTGACCACGCTACTGGTGCTGCGCCTGCCGCTGCTACACCGTTTTATCCAACTGTATCTTCTGCTGTTGACCGGTACGCCACTGTTAATACAAATTTTTCTGATCTACTATGGCTCAGGAGCCTTGGCAGCACTGTGGGGTGGCGCGCTGAGTGGGCTGCTGCTCTCCCCCTGGTTTTGTGCGATGAGCGCCTTAGCACTCAACAGTGCCGCCTACTCTACCCAGTTGCTCTATCACACTTGGCAGTCGCTGCCGAAGGGTTACCGTCAAGCCTGTCGGGCACTCGGGATGAATCGCTCCCAGACACTAGTCACCCTACTGCCGCTAGCCCTCAAACGGGCGCTGCCCTCCTACAGCAATGAGGTGATACTGATTTTTAAAAGCAGCTCACTGGCCAGTACCATCACCTTGATGGATTTGATGGGTCAAGCACAACAATTAAATTATCAAACGTACGATACGCTAACCATTTTAACCCTGACAGGAGCCATTTATCTCTTCATCACCCTGTTACTCAGCTGGTTGATGCGCTGGTTAGCGCAACAATTTCCACAATGA
- the recQ gene encoding DNA helicase RecQ: protein MSAASANRDSVDHASKSLRILRQVFGYQQFRSGQLEIIEAVLSGRDSLVVLPTGGGKSLCYQIPALALEGCTLVISPLIALMKDQVDQLLLNGVSAAYLHAAQPVAVQRSHWRELQAGHLKLLYISPERLLSDHFFERLPESLSFMAIDEAHCVSQWGHDFRPEYQAIGRVKQRFPNLPLMALTATADESTRRDITHHLCLQRPVCYIGSFDRPNIDYTVQEKFRPLEQLWRFIQQQQGNSGIIYCRSRAKVEELTVRLQQRGASVAAYHAGLESLQRQQTQEAYQRDDLQIIVATIAFGMGINKPNIRFVVHHDLPWTIEAYYQETGRAGRDGLPAQALLLYDPADRAWLKSVLADKPASPATRVESHKLNAMGAFAEAQTCRRLVLLNYFGEPRQTPCGHCDICRDPPQRYDGLLDAQKALSCVYRVGQRFGIGYVVEILRGVNQARIRDQGHHQLTVYGLGREQSAAYWTSILRQLIHLGLLVQNVAHYSALQLTEAARPVLQGKTVLMLAVPRTDLLHSGSAGGRQRAGSQTVDPLFLQLRQLRKSIATEENLPPYAVFNDATLQEMALQRPSSEQALLAISGIGQRKLARFGQRFLHLIATQSPG from the coding sequence GTGTCCGCAGCATCCGCAAACAGAGATTCAGTCGATCACGCCAGCAAGAGTTTGCGAATTTTACGCCAAGTGTTTGGCTATCAGCAGTTTCGTAGTGGGCAATTGGAAATTATCGAAGCGGTGCTCAGTGGGCGAGACAGCTTGGTGGTACTGCCCACCGGTGGGGGTAAGTCACTCTGCTACCAAATCCCAGCGTTGGCGCTTGAGGGGTGCACCTTAGTGATCTCACCACTGATCGCCCTGATGAAGGATCAAGTTGATCAGCTGCTGCTGAATGGCGTCAGTGCTGCTTATTTGCACGCCGCTCAGCCAGTAGCTGTACAACGCAGCCACTGGCGCGAACTACAGGCTGGCCATCTCAAACTGCTGTATATCTCGCCAGAACGGCTACTATCGGACCATTTTTTCGAACGCTTACCAGAGTCACTGAGCTTCATGGCCATCGATGAAGCCCACTGCGTTTCGCAGTGGGGCCATGATTTTCGTCCAGAGTACCAAGCGATTGGACGTGTCAAGCAGCGGTTTCCAAACCTTCCTTTGATGGCCCTCACCGCCACGGCGGATGAATCCACCAGACGGGATATCACCCATCATCTCTGTTTACAGCGCCCAGTGTGCTATATCGGCAGCTTTGACCGTCCTAATATTGATTACACGGTCCAGGAGAAGTTTAGGCCTTTGGAACAGCTGTGGCGCTTTATCCAGCAGCAACAGGGCAATAGTGGCATCATCTATTGTCGGAGTCGTGCCAAGGTAGAGGAGCTGACAGTGCGCTTACAGCAGCGCGGTGCCAGCGTTGCTGCCTACCATGCTGGGTTGGAGAGTCTCCAACGGCAACAAACACAGGAGGCCTATCAACGGGATGATCTACAAATCATCGTGGCCACTATCGCCTTTGGAATGGGGATTAACAAACCCAATATCCGTTTCGTTGTACACCATGATCTCCCCTGGACTATTGAAGCCTACTATCAGGAGACTGGCCGGGCCGGCCGTGATGGCCTGCCAGCACAAGCACTACTGCTCTATGATCCAGCCGATAGGGCCTGGTTAAAGAGTGTACTGGCCGATAAGCCAGCCTCTCCCGCCACCAGGGTGGAGTCCCATAAATTGAATGCCATGGGGGCCTTTGCCGAAGCTCAAACCTGTCGCCGTTTAGTCTTATTGAATTATTTTGGGGAACCCCGGCAGACGCCCTGTGGCCATTGTGATATCTGCCGTGATCCGCCGCAGCGTTATGATGGGCTATTGGATGCGCAAAAAGCGCTCTCTTGTGTCTATCGAGTGGGCCAGCGTTTTGGGATTGGCTATGTGGTAGAGATCTTACGAGGGGTTAACCAAGCACGGATCCGCGATCAGGGGCATCATCAGCTGACGGTTTATGGGTTAGGTCGAGAGCAGAGCGCCGCTTACTGGACCAGCATCTTGCGCCAATTAATTCATTTAGGATTGTTAGTACAGAACGTCGCACACTATTCGGCACTCCAACTGACTGAAGCCGCTAGGCCGGTATTACAGGGCAAAACTGTGTTGATGTTAGCGGTGCCACGGACCGATCTACTCCACTCTGGGAGTGCTGGAGGTCGTCAGCGTGCGGGCAGCCAGACAGTCGATCCGCTATTCCTACAACTCCGTCAGTTACGCAAAAGCATTGCCACAGAGGAGAACCTTCCGCCTTATGCGGTCTTTAATGACGCCACCTTGCAAGAGATGGCCCTGCAGCGTCCGAGTAGTGAGCAAGCCTTACTGGCTATTAGCGGCATTGGTCAGCGCAAATTGGCCCGTTTTGGCCAACGTTTTCTACACCTCATAGCCACGCAATCACCAGGATGA
- a CDS encoding inverse autotransporter beta domain-containing protein, translated as MTYLLHIALSGWLLITAPIIIAAGAVDHGLTSHDESSATVQASPDFYLAVGAPNEAVLIEGVWPLVQKPKQLLLLQGAWQRQQQRNLLSLGVGWRYFPKTHWGVGCNLFYDQETSRQQRRLGLGAETQWQSLTLAINGYLSANGWRTVRDLQEYQQRAANGYDVILRSYLPALPAIGASVRYAHYFGDAVLWGSARQRYQNPQQWCWGIDYTPIPLLTLAYYRQTDPDGQAKQQIRAVLRYHFSLPLSQQLDPQQVPRLHSARGQRLARVQREQLMALKYAVLSDNKVLRSEEKAKAKQVASRTEMPARAEPVASRTEEPARTEPVASNPEETAKAEPIAGRTQEAASNTEDPARAKKITKELDMFRIAEIRRIGIKWKNIAKSKSHGKEEMERGLSSDLNELKKNIELFKKSYHSSSNQE; from the coding sequence ATGACCTATTTATTACACATTGCCCTCTCCGGTTGGTTGCTCATCACTGCTCCGATCATCATCGCGGCTGGGGCGGTGGATCATGGCTTGACAAGCCATGATGAGTCTTCAGCGACTGTTCAGGCCTCTCCTGACTTTTATTTAGCAGTCGGGGCGCCTAATGAGGCGGTACTCATTGAAGGAGTCTGGCCCTTAGTGCAAAAGCCTAAGCAGCTACTATTGCTACAAGGGGCCTGGCAGCGTCAGCAACAGCGCAATCTATTGAGTCTAGGCGTGGGATGGCGCTATTTTCCAAAGACCCATTGGGGGGTGGGGTGTAATCTATTTTATGATCAAGAGACCTCACGACAGCAACGTCGTTTAGGCTTGGGGGCTGAGACACAGTGGCAGTCGTTAACACTAGCCATCAATGGCTATCTCTCAGCTAATGGCTGGCGAACAGTGCGTGATTTGCAAGAGTATCAGCAGCGTGCGGCCAACGGTTATGATGTGATCTTACGGAGCTATCTCCCCGCCTTACCCGCTATTGGCGCTTCCGTACGCTATGCCCACTATTTCGGTGATGCAGTGTTGTGGGGTAGCGCGCGACAACGATACCAGAATCCACAGCAGTGGTGCTGGGGGATTGATTACACGCCGATCCCGCTCTTGACCTTAGCCTACTATCGGCAGACCGATCCAGACGGCCAGGCTAAACAGCAGATCAGGGCGGTATTGCGTTACCACTTTTCCCTCCCCTTATCGCAACAATTGGATCCGCAGCAGGTCCCCAGGCTACATTCAGCAAGGGGACAACGGTTGGCACGGGTGCAGCGTGAGCAGCTGATGGCTTTAAAGTATGCCGTTCTAAGCGATAATAAAGTGCTTAGATCAGAAGAGAAGGCTAAAGCTAAACAGGTAGCTAGTAGAACTGAGATGCCTGCTAGAGCTGAACCCGTAGCTAGTAGAACTGAGGAGCCTGCTAGAACCGAGCCAGTAGCTAGTAACCCTGAGGAGACTGCTAAAGCTGAACCAATAGCTGGTAGAACTCAGGAGGCCGCTAGTAACACTGAAGATCCCGCTAGAGCCAAGAAGATAACTAAAGAACTTGATATGTTTAGAATCGCAGAAATAAGAAGAATCGGGATTAAGTGGAAGAATATCGCTAAGTCCAAGAGCCATGGAAAGGAGGAGATGGAGAGAGGTTTATCGAGTGATTTGAATGAGCTAAAAAAAAATATCGAACTGTTCAAAAAGAGTTATCATTCCTCCAGCAACCAAGAGTGA
- a CDS encoding NUDIX domain-containing protein yields the protein MLSQPQPGQRETTAWELPGGKMAAGETPTTALVRKLPEALGITVSPDSLIPLTFATERCQQQQLLVPCY from the coding sequence GTGTTATCACAACCACAGCCAGGACAACGCGAGACTACTGCCTGGGAGCTGCCCGGAGGTAAAATGGCTGCCGGCGAAACCCCAACCACCGCCTTAGTCCGTAAGCTACCAGAAGCGTTAGGGATCACTGTCTCGCCTGATAGCCTGATTCCATTAACCTTTGCTACCGAGCGTTGCCAACAGCAGCAGCTGTTAGTGCCGTGCTATTGA
- a CDS encoding ABC transporter substrate-binding protein, producing MGWFHAILRAYGLPVKPAKPPLAAVQHLVINNGADPKSLDPHKTSSVPEANIIDDLLEGLFIFDRHGEVVPGMALYAYSSNKKTWSFHMRPGVKWSNGDPLDARDFVYSWRRLADPKTASPSADSLRSMKVANIDEILAGKLPPEALGVKALGPLTLHITLSQPLGFLKQLLVDSSLLPVHQSTIERHGDEWTQVKNWVGNGAYCPKEQVVNEKVVLSRNPNYWDNNQTVIDQVTYLPRNEEAELAGYRSGAIDITHAKIPTKQLQKLQPEFPEEYRLFPTPAVRGYLFNTKNPPFNDVRVRQALNLALDRKFIMQQLLMPEKYLAYNVVPDGLGGLKAYQPDWISWSFEQRLQMAKKLLQDAGFGPHHPLCFTLLYNTTEFNKQLGLIVRTLWDAHLGVKVTLLNQEWKTFLDTTSTGNYQAAYRSVSDDSGEPYGLLGDYLSYSCRNETGYNSPTFDNLLDKALDSLYAAERSALYHKAEAQLAEDVPLIPLLHPAVMRLVKPYVVGLSDRNTMNRFYTKDLHIAKHPLAPQKVRQ from the coding sequence ATGGGTTGGTTTCACGCGATTTTACGAGCCTACGGATTACCCGTTAAACCAGCTAAACCACCCTTAGCCGCCGTACAGCACTTGGTGATCAACAATGGTGCTGATCCCAAATCGCTCGATCCCCATAAAACCTCAAGTGTACCCGAAGCGAATATCATAGATGACCTCCTGGAGGGGCTATTTATTTTTGATCGCCATGGCGAAGTAGTTCCTGGGATGGCACTCTACGCTTACAGCTCCAATAAAAAAACCTGGAGCTTTCATATGCGTCCCGGGGTAAAGTGGTCCAACGGTGATCCCCTGGATGCTCGTGACTTTGTTTATAGCTGGCGGCGGCTGGCCGATCCTAAAACTGCCTCTCCCAGTGCCGATAGCTTACGGAGCATGAAAGTGGCTAATATCGACGAGATCTTGGCCGGAAAATTACCGCCGGAGGCCTTGGGCGTGAAAGCCCTTGGGCCGCTGACACTGCATATCACGCTATCGCAACCGTTAGGATTTTTAAAGCAACTGCTCGTCGATAGTAGCTTGCTACCGGTACATCAATCGACTATCGAGCGGCATGGGGATGAGTGGACCCAAGTGAAAAACTGGGTAGGCAATGGCGCCTACTGTCCCAAAGAGCAGGTGGTGAATGAAAAAGTGGTGCTCAGCCGCAATCCCAACTACTGGGACAACAACCAGACCGTCATCGATCAAGTCACCTATCTACCACGCAATGAAGAGGCTGAATTAGCTGGTTATCGAAGCGGTGCTATTGATATCACCCACGCTAAAATTCCCACAAAACAGCTCCAAAAGTTACAACCTGAGTTTCCTGAGGAGTATCGACTATTTCCGACGCCTGCTGTGAGGGGTTACCTATTTAATACAAAAAATCCCCCCTTTAATGATGTGCGGGTACGTCAAGCCTTAAATCTGGCCTTAGATCGAAAATTCATTATGCAGCAGTTGTTAATGCCGGAAAAATATCTAGCTTATAATGTGGTTCCCGATGGGTTAGGTGGGTTAAAAGCCTACCAGCCGGATTGGATCTCCTGGAGTTTTGAACAGCGCCTGCAAATGGCTAAAAAACTACTGCAAGACGCCGGGTTTGGACCCCACCATCCGTTGTGTTTTACCTTACTCTATAACACGACTGAATTTAATAAACAGCTGGGACTTATAGTCCGTACGCTATGGGATGCCCATTTAGGTGTTAAGGTGACTTTACTCAATCAGGAATGGAAGACTTTTTTAGATACAACAAGTACAGGCAATTACCAGGCGGCATACCGTAGTGTTTCTGATGATTCTGGGGAGCCCTATGGGTTACTGGGTGACTATCTTTCCTATAGTTGCCGGAATGAAACAGGTTATAACAGCCCAACTTTCGATAACTTGCTTGATAAAGCTCTGGATAGTCTCTACGCTGCTGAGCGTTCTGCCCTGTATCACAAGGCAGAAGCACAACTAGCAGAAGATGTGCCGCTGATCCCACTGCTCCATCCCGCCGTGATGCGTTTGGTAAAACCCTATGTCGTTGGTTTGAGCGACCGTAACACCATGAATCGGTTTTATACTAAAGATCTCCATATCGCCAAACATCCGCTAGCGCCTCAAAAAGTGCGGCAGTAG